The nucleotide sequence AAGCGCCAACGACGATCTTGCGAAGGCCTCACGCCGACGCTTCCTGCAGGGCAGTACCGCGGCGGTGAGTGGCGCTGTTCTCGGCGCAGGCGTGTCCGCGGCCGCTGAAACGGACAACCTTCCGCCCAACGTGCCCGAATGGATGAGGGCGCCGGGCGAGCCGATGGGAAGCCAGCCTTATGGCTCGCCGTCGCCATTCGAGAAAAACGTCGTCAAGAACATCTCACCCAATCTCAAGCAATACATTTCCGCGTCGGGCCGGACACCGTTGCAGGAGCTCGACGGCATCATCACGCCGAATGGCCTGTTCTATGAGCGCCATCACGGTGGCGTCCCGACGATCGACCCCGCGCAACATCGGCTGATGCTGCACGGCCTCGTAGACCGTCCCTTGATCTTCACCATGGACGAACTGCGGCGCTTTCCGTCGGAGTCGCACATCTACTTTCTCGAATGCTCCGGCAACCCCGTCTACACGAAGCCCTACGGCAAGACGGCGTCGGATCTCGTCGGTCTCTTGAGCTGCGCGGAATGGACCGGTGTGAGCCTGAAGCTGGTGCTCCAGGAGGCCGGACTGCAGCCCGGGGCGAAATGGGTAGTCGCAGAAGGCGCCGACGCCGCCGCGCTGACCCGCAGCATCCCGATCGAGAAATGCTTGGAGGACGCGATGCTGGTCTACAGCCAGAACGGCGAGCGGCTGCGCCCGCAGCAGGGTTATCCTTTGCGGCTGTTGCTGCCAGGCTTCGAGGGCAACATGAATGTGAAATGGCTGCGGCGCCTGCATGTGACGGCGGAGCCGATCTATTCGCGCGAGGAGACCTCGAAATACACCGACCTGATGCCGGACGGCAGCGCGCGTGAATTCAGCTTCTACATGGAAGCCAAGTCGATCATCACGCGTCCCTCGGGCGGGCAGCGCCTGACAGCGCCAGGTTTCCACGAAATCACGGGCGTTGCCTGGAGTGGACACGGCAAGATCGCGCGTGTCGAGGTGTCGGTCGACAGCGGCAAGAACTGGCAGGACGCGCAATTGCAGGAGCCGGTGCTGACGCGTGCGCTGACACGCTTCCGTCTGCCCTGGCGATGGGATGGTCAGCCGGCGGTGATCCAGAGCCGCGCCATCGACGAGACCGGCTATGTGCAGCCGACGCTCGCCGAGCTGCTCGCAGTGCGAGGCGACAATCACTTCTATCACAACAATGCAATCTGGCCCTGGCGAATCGCGGCGAACGGCGAGGTGGCCAATGCGCAGGCGTGAGCTTCGGTGCGTCGCGTTCGCGATCCTGGTCTTGGCCTGCGTGGCGAGCGCACGGGCGCAAACCGCCTACGGCATCGGACGGCCGGCGGCGCCGGCTGAGATCGCGGGCTGGAACATCGATATTGGGCGCGATGGCAGCAATCTGCCGCAGGGCCGCGGCACAGTCAGCCACGGACGCGAGGTGTTCGATCAGCAATGCGCTTCCTGCCACGGCGAGAAGGGCGAGGGCGGTGTCGGCGACCGGCTGGTCGGTGGGCAGGGGACGCTTGGAATGGCCAAGCCGATCCGGACGGTCGGTAGCTATTGGCCCTATGCGACCACACTGTTCGACTACATTCGCCGCGCCATGCCGCAGAACGCGCCGCAGTCGCTCAGCAACGACGACGTCTATGCGGTGTCGGCCTATCTTCTCAGCCTGAACGGGCTGGTTGCGGCGGACGCGACGCTTGATGCGAAATCACTCGCGGCAATCAAGATGCCGAACCGCGACGGGTTCGTTCGGGATCCCCGGCCGGATGTCAGAAATCCGGCCTGCAAGGAGCGATGTTGAACCATCGGCCGCGGAACTCTCAGCAGAGCAATCGAATTGACCCCGAGAGGAAACGACTCGGGTCATCTTGATGGAACGAAATCGCATCAGGAATTGCTTGGGCATGGACGAAGCCCTCCGGCATCCCGGCGTGATCGCGCTGATCGTCGCGGGGCTGACCATTGCCGCGATGCTGCTCGTGGACCACGGGCCGTGGAGCCGGGCCAAGGTGCAGCCGGCCCATGTTGCGATGTATCAAACCACGGGCGAAGCGGCGCGTGCGGCGGGCGCCGACGTCTTTCCGACCGACCCGAAATCGGTGGTCGAACCGGATCGGCCGGGTCCGAAGGCGTCCTCGACCGTCAATCCCGTGACGCCGTAAAGAGACGTCAGCTCTTGTGGCTGTCGTTGAGAACACCGCCGCTCGTTTTCGGCGGGTGGAGCACGCGCGATTTCGCCGGGAAAGCCTCGGAATCCGGCCGGGGGTGGCCACGATCTTTCCCGGGATCGTCCTGAAATTGCACCGGGCTCTGACCTTTTTGGCCACAATCGGAACCGACGTTCACGCCTTGAAATTCCTGGGCATGATTTCGATCCTGGCGCTGCTCACCATGAGCGGAGCCGCCATTTCTGATCAGCTTCTGACTGCGGATCAGCACGTCGCGCAGCGGGTGCAGTAGGCGCGGCGGGCAGGGCGCGGCGTGTGGCCGGTCTAAAGCGCGATGAAGTCATCGCGCTTTAGGTTATTTGTTTGAGCATGATCTTGCCGGAAAAGCGCTGCGCACCTTTCCGGATCATGCTCTAGCGGCCCTCCTCTTCCTCAGCCGATCACGGACGAGCCGAGCAAGGCGAGGACGGCGAGCGCCATCAGCGCGGTGCCGAGCCAACCGAGCGCGATCAGCCAGTTCCGCGCCTTGAAGCGGCCCATAAGCGTGGTGCTCGAGACGAGCAGCATCATCATCGCCATAATCGGCACGGCGACGATGCCGTTGAGCACGGCGCTCCACACCAGCATGCGGATCGAGTCGATCCCAGTGAAGCCGAGGCCGAAGCCAATCACAGTCGCGGTCGCGATGATGGTGTAGAAGCCGACCGCCTCGTCCGGCTTCGCCTCCAGCGTCGCGCGCCATCCGAAGATTTCCGCAACGCCATAGGCCGCCGAGCCCGCCAGCACCGGGATCGCCAGCATGCCAGTGCCGATGATGCCGAGGCCGAACAGGAGGAAGGTGAAATCGCCGGCGAGCGGCCGCAGCGCTTCGGCGGCTTCCGTTGCCGAATTGATGTTGGTGACGCCGTTGGCGTGCAGGACGGCCGCCGTGGTCAGGATGATGAAGAAAGCGATGCCGTTGGAGAGCAGCATGCCGGCCGTGGTGTCGATCTTGATTCGCGTAAGCTCCGGATTGCCGCCGCGAGCAAGCTTGTGCAGCGCGCGGCGGTGCTTGCCGTTCATCTCTTCGACTTCCTGGGACGCCTGCCAGAAGAAGAGATAGGGGCTAATTGTGGTGCCGAGCACCGCCACCACCATCATGAAATAGTCGGCGCTGACATTCGTCTTCGGCCACACCGCGGCGAGCAGTGCGGTGCTCCATGGGATATTGACCGTGAACGCCGTCGCCACATAGGCGAACAGCGACAGCGTCAGGAATTTCAGCAGCGGGGCGTAGCGGCGATAGGGCAGGAAGACCTGGAGCAGGGTCGAGGTGGCTGCGAAGATTAGCGCATGCTCATGGTTGAGCCCGCCGATGACGAGCGAGAGCGACTCCGCCATCGCTGCGATGTCGGCGGCGATGTTGAAGGTGTTCGCTGCGACGAGAAGGGCGACGAGCGCAATCACGAGCCAGCGCGGCGCGAGCGCCATGACGTTGGCGGCGAGGCCCTTGCCGGTGACCCGGCCGATCTGCGCGCTCACGAGCTGGATGGCGATCATGAACGGCGTCGTCAGAAACACCGTCCAGAGCAGTCCGTAACCAAACTGCGCGCCCGCCTGCGAGTAGGTCGCGATCCCCGACGGATCGTCGTCGGCCGCGCCGGTGATCAGACCGGGCCCCAGCCTTCGCAGCACCGTCAGCACGGATTTCGTCGGTGCGTGGGCGCTGTCGCTCATGAAGGGGAGTCTCGATCGGCTCTTTTCCGGAATGGCGAAATCACGGATCTAATGCGGTACGGAAACGATAGTTCCCGGCCAAACCGGCGCATTGCGCTGAATCAACTCGCGCGCAGCCAGATCATGCGGCCGCGCGGCCCGTGTCAGGTTTGAGACGTCGGGCAAAACATCTGTAGAGATGCATCATCGCAAATATGATCGCGCCCGCGCCGTCGTCGGTCGCGGGCTTTGTCATATCTGCGGTCGATGCCGGGGGGCAGCCTATTTGATGCTGACGAACATGCCCCAGGCGGCGGCGAGCGTGGCACCCGAGAAGACGATCATCGGGTTATCGCAGAACGCGCTGCCATAGGTGCACATGGTGACGCCGAACGAGCCGATCTCGTGATGGCTCGCCGAGTAGAACAGTCCCGACAGCACCAGCAATGCGGCGGCGACGTAATACATCGACCATCTCTCCTCGGTTGTCCTGGCGTCGTCGCTTCCCGGTGGGGCGGCTTACACGCGGGACACAACAGGGGCGTGCCGCCAGCATGGCGCGGACAGATTGCATTCCGCCGAATCCGATTTGCTGCATTTAGGTAAAGTTTGACCGGTCGGGCAAACACAAGTCGTTTCTGACTAGGGTTGCAGCAACGAGAGAAGGCGAAGCCGGTCTTCCTGGCGGCGACGCTGGTTGGCGCGCATCATTTCCAACTCACTTCGGCTTGACTTGTGTCCTGGTTCTGCCGTTTCAAGCCAACGACCAGCGCCTCCTGCTCTGCAAGCTGCCGCTCAGCCTCAACCACCTCGCGCTCCAATCGCCTCAGCTCATCTAGAAGTGGGTCCTTGTACATAGCCAAACACGCAGTCCGGGCGTCATTCGCAAATTGTCCCCGCGCCATTTCAACAGCGCGTATCAAGCTGCGTTCCTCATTGAGCTTGCGACATTCGGCCCGGTCTCGACGTGCGGTGGACTTCATCCTCGACGCGAAACACGTCTGAAACACACCTGAAACCCAGATCGTTCTGAACTTCGCCGGCCGCCAACTCGACCAATAGTCCAAGAGGAGACCATCATGATCCAGGTCGGTTCGAAGGAAGAGGTCGCGCTTCTGCTGGCGCTGTTTGGCACACATAGCCAGCCCATCACGAAGGCGACACCAAAGTCATCGCGCGGCCACAACTAGAAATCCATGCCACGTCTGGACCGGGATCGCCCGATTATCCGATTGGACTACCTCCAATTTTCCCTATGCGGCCAACAGGTTAGGCCCCAGCATGCGCGCGAGAGAGGAGTTGTGCATGAGTCGCTCGCCGTCCATCGTGCCACAAGGCGCCGACCAAGACGTCTATCTGGTGTTGAATGACTTTGGCAGGCTTGGCTGCGCCTGGTGCGAAGCAGATGAGGAAGGCACCCACCGCGAAGCGGTGATCCGTCAGTTGTTCGAAGATCATTACAGCCACCCGGTTCGCATCGTGGCATTCAACACCACCGAGGGATGGTCGCGCGATGTGACGATCGATATCGCCGATGAAGTGCGCCGCCGATTCTCCGAATACGAAGACGTGCCGCGTTCTGTTCAAGACTTTTTGGAAAGTGCTGTCCGGCGCTGAGCTGCTTCGCCCGGCAAGCTCGCCGCCTTCATATGAGAACGATGATGCTGGACGACGAATTTAACAAGCAGCGTGCCAAGGTATTGCGTGATCTTGCAGAACAAGCAGACCCGTTCATCAGAAGACGGCTGTTGCGTCTGGTGGAGCGTTACGAACCCAAACGGCGGCCTGCACCGGATGATCAGCAGCTCGTACGTTCCCGAGATGGCGCTGACCGCTAGGCAATATCCGACGATCTTGCATCGCGATCTGCAAGCTCCTCGCAATCCGATTTTGATCAAGATCTGTGATCTAGCATGCGCTGCCGCGGGCAGCGTCACAGGCTGAAGTTGCAGTTGTACTAATCTGCGGTTGCTTGCGTACGCCGGAGCAAGGCGTAAGATTCGGATGATTTGATTCGTGTGATTTGCAAGTAGTGGAGGTCAGCTTGCCAGCCGTCCTCGTTTTCAAGATCACCATCGTTGGATTAGGCGTCTTTTCGACGATCCTTGCCTTTCAGCTCATAAGCACATGAAGAAGAGGCCGCCTCAGGCGGCCTTTTTCATTTTTCATGCGCGCGATGAGGGGGGCCGGCGTCGATATGGATAGCTCGCGCGCGCATCAATGCACCGTGCATTAAACTCAGGCAAATCCGCCGCAAGCGAAAGGGGCCGCCTTGCGGCGACCCCTTGCCGGTTGAAATCGCTTTCGGGATGAAATCCAGCCCCGGCAGGATCAGCTTATGCGTCTCGCAACAGGATCGGAAATCCCGGACTATTACTGTGCGTAATACTGACCTTGTTTTAGCTATTGGTTCCCGATTAGGCCCAAATTCAGGCATTTAGCTGCCCGGCGGGCTGTAGGACGAGCGCAACTTGGCCGCGTTCTGCCGCACCGGTTTGATCTCGTCTTGCGTGAAGAGCCTTGTCAGTTTCACGTTCTGCAGTGTGCCGGCCGCGACGGTCAGGCCGGAGATGGCTGGAGCCACACTCGGATCAGGCACGTCGAAAATCACCAGAACGCCCGGGCCATCGGCCGCAACGCTGTACATCGAGACCAGCTTTCCGCCGGCCGCCTCAATGAGTTTTTTCGCCGCTTCCTGAC is from Bradyrhizobium sp. ISRA430 and encodes:
- the soxC gene encoding sulfite dehydrogenase codes for the protein MSTRSANDDLAKASRRRFLQGSTAAVSGAVLGAGVSAAAETDNLPPNVPEWMRAPGEPMGSQPYGSPSPFEKNVVKNISPNLKQYISASGRTPLQELDGIITPNGLFYERHHGGVPTIDPAQHRLMLHGLVDRPLIFTMDELRRFPSESHIYFLECSGNPVYTKPYGKTASDLVGLLSCAEWTGVSLKLVLQEAGLQPGAKWVVAEGADAAALTRSIPIEKCLEDAMLVYSQNGERLRPQQGYPLRLLLPGFEGNMNVKWLRRLHVTAEPIYSREETSKYTDLMPDGSAREFSFYMEAKSIITRPSGGQRLTAPGFHEITGVAWSGHGKIARVEVSVDSGKNWQDAQLQEPVLTRALTRFRLPWRWDGQPAVIQSRAIDETGYVQPTLAELLAVRGDNHFYHNNAIWPWRIAANGEVANAQA
- a CDS encoding cytochrome c — its product is MRRRELRCVAFAILVLACVASARAQTAYGIGRPAAPAEIAGWNIDIGRDGSNLPQGRGTVSHGREVFDQQCASCHGEKGEGGVGDRLVGGQGTLGMAKPIRTVGSYWPYATTLFDYIRRAMPQNAPQSLSNDDVYAVSAYLLSLNGLVAADATLDAKSLAAIKMPNRDGFVRDPRPDVRNPACKERC
- a CDS encoding divalent metal cation transporter — its product is MSDSAHAPTKSVLTVLRRLGPGLITGAADDDPSGIATYSQAGAQFGYGLLWTVFLTTPFMIAIQLVSAQIGRVTGKGLAANVMALAPRWLVIALVALLVAANTFNIAADIAAMAESLSLVIGGLNHEHALIFAATSTLLQVFLPYRRYAPLLKFLTLSLFAYVATAFTVNIPWSTALLAAVWPKTNVSADYFMMVVAVLGTTISPYLFFWQASQEVEEMNGKHRRALHKLARGGNPELTRIKIDTTAGMLLSNGIAFFIILTTAAVLHANGVTNINSATEAAEALRPLAGDFTFLLFGLGIIGTGMLAIPVLAGSAAYGVAEIFGWRATLEAKPDEAVGFYTIIATATVIGFGLGFTGIDSIRMLVWSAVLNGIVAVPIMAMMMLLVSSTTLMGRFKARNWLIALGWLGTALMALAVLALLGSSVIG
- a CDS encoding GYD domain-containing protein — its product is MHFCLTGQYTPRSLNAILENPTTNRQEAAKKLIEAAGGKLVSMYSVAADGPGVLVIFDVPDPSVAPAISGLTVAAGTLQNVKLTRLFTQDEIKPVRQNAAKLRSSYSPPGS